One window of Vidua chalybeata isolate OUT-0048 chromosome 14, bVidCha1 merged haplotype, whole genome shotgun sequence genomic DNA carries:
- the SLITRK4 gene encoding SLIT and NTRK-like protein 4, which yields MILWLFLVLSSPVSSTTADADISVEICNVCSCVSVENVLYVNCEKVAVYRPNQLKPPWSNFYHLNFQNNLLIILYPNSFLNFTHAVSLQLGNNKLQNIEGGAFMGLSALKQLHLNNNELKILRADTFLGIENLEYLQADYNLIKFIERGAFNKLHKLKVLILNDNLISFLPDNIFRFASLTHLDIRGNRIQKLPYIGVLEHIGRIVELQLEDNPWNCTCDLLPLKAWLENMPYNIYIGEAICETPSDLYGRLLKETNKQELCSMGTGSDFDVRILPPSQLEPGYSTPNSHTTQTSVHRLVTKPPKTTNPSKISGIVAGKALSSRNLSQIVSYQTRVPPLTPCPVPCVCKTHPSDLGLSVNCQERNIESMAELIPKPLNAKKLHVNGNYIKDVDTTDFAEFEGLDLLHLGSNRISVIKGDVFRNLTNLRRLYLNGNQIERLSPEMFAGLHNLQYLYLEYNVIKEILAGTFDLMPNLQLLYLNNNLLRSLPAYIFAGAPLARLNLRNNHFMYLPVSGVLDQLKSLTQIDLEGNPWDCTCDLVALKLWLEKLNDGIVVKELKCETPVQFANIELKSLKNEILCPKLLNKPSALFTSPMPAVIFTTPPGPVRSPPGGPVPLSILILSILVVLILTVFVAFCLLVFVLRRNKKPTIKHEGIGNQECSSMQLQLRKHDHKSNKKDGLGAEAFIPQTIEQMSKSHTCGLKESETGFTFADPPGQKVILRNMNDKEKDLLHVDTRKRLSTIDELDELFPGRDSNVFIQNFLESKKEYNSIGVSGFEIRYPEKLQDKKAKKSLIGGNHSKIVVEQRKSEYFELKAKLQGSPDYLQVLEEQTALNKI from the coding sequence ATGATTCTGTGGCTCTTTCTGGTTCTGTCATCTCCAGTTTCTTCTACAACTGCAGATGCTGATATATCTGTGGAAATTTGCAATGTTTGCTCCTGTGTGTCAGTTGAGAATGTACTCTATGTCAACTGTGAGAAGGTTGCAGTCTACAGACCAAATCAGCTTAAACCACCATGGTCTAATTTTTACCACCTCAACTTTCAAAACAACCTGCTAATTATTCTATATCCAAATTCCTTTCTTAATTTTACAcatgcagtgtccttgcaacTGGGTAATAATAAGTTACAGAACATTGAGGGAGGGGCCTTTATGGGTCTTAGTGCATTAAAACAGTTGCACTTGAACAACAACGAATTAAAGATTCTCCGGGCTGACACTTTCCTTGGCATAGAGAACTTGGAGTATCTCCAAGCTGACTACAATTTAATCAAGTTTATTGAACGGGGAGCCTTCAATAAGCTTCACAAGCTGAAAGTCCTGATACTTAATGACAATCTGATTTCATTCCTTCCCGATAATATTTTTCGATTTGCTTCTCTAACCCATCTGGATATACGGGGGAATCGAATACAGAAGCTACCATACATTGGAGTTCTGGAACACATTGGGCGAATTGTTGAGTTACAGCTGGAAGACAACCCCTGGAATTGTACTTGTGATTTGTTGCCTTTGAAAGCATGGCTGGAGAACATGCCCTATAACATCTACATTGGAGAGGCTATCTGTGAAACACCCAGTGACTTGTATGGAAGGCTGCTGAAAGAAACCAAtaagcaggagctgtgctccatggggacagggagtgaTTTTGACGTGCGCATCCTGCCTCCCTCGCAGCTGGAGCCCGGTTACAGCACACCCAACAGCCACACCACTCAAACATCAGTGCACAGATTAGTCACAAAGCCACCAAAAACTACAAATCCTTCGAAGATCTCGGGGATAGTAGCAGGCAAAGCACTGTCCAGTCGCAATCTCAGTCAGATCGTATCTTATCAGACCAGGGTGCCTCCTTTAACTCCTTGTCCGGTTCCTTGTGTTTGCAAAACTCATCCTTCAGACTTGGGATTAAGCGTAAATTGCCAAGAAAGAAATATAGAATCAATGGCTGAACTCATACCAAAACCTTTAAATGCCAAGAAACTGCATGTAAATGGCAATTATATTAAGGATGTGGATACTACAGATTTCGCTGAGTTTGAGGGGCTGGATTTGCTACATTTAGGCAGCAATCGGATTTCAGTGATCAAAGGAGATGTTTTCCGCAACCTTACAAACTTACGAAGATTGTACCTCAATGGCAATCAGATAGAGCGTCTGAGCCCAGAAATGTTTGCTGGCCTCCACAATTTGCAATATCTGTATTTGGAATACAATGTTATCAAAGAAATCCTAGCAGGCACCTTTGACTTAATGCCAAATTTACAGTTGCTCTACCTGAACAACAATCTTCTGCGAAGTTTGCCAGCTTATATTTTTGCTGGTGCACCACTTGCTAGACTGAATCTGAGGAACAATCACTTCATGTATTTACCTGTAAGTGGTGTTCTTGATCAGCTAAAATCTCTTACACAAATAGATTTGGAAGGTAATCCATGGGACTGCACTTGTGATTTAGTTGCTTTAAAACTGTGGCTTGAAAAGCTAAATGATGGTATTGTGGTGAAGGAATTGAAATGTGAGACACCTGTGCAGTTTGCTAACATAGAACTTAAGTCTCTGAAAAATGAGATTCTCTGTCCTAAACTTTTAAACAAGCCATCTGCTCTATTCACTAGTCCCATGCCTGCTGTTATTTTTACAACACCACCGGGACCAGTCCGGAGTCCTCCTGGTGGCCCAGTTCCATTGTCCATCCTAATCCTAAGCATATTGGTTGTGCTGATTTTAACAgtgtttgttgctttttgtcTTCTTGTTTTTGTGCTTCGGCgcaacaaaaaaccaaccataAAGCATGAAGGGATTGGAAACCAAGAGTGCAGTTCTATGCAACTGCAGCTAAGAAAGCACGATCACAAGTCAAACAAAAAAGATGGACTGGGTGCAGAGGCCTTCATTCCTCAAACCATTGAGCAGATGAGCAAAAGTCATACCTGTGGCTTGAAAGAATCTGAAACAGGCTTCACGTTTGCTGACCCACCAGGGCAAAAAGTCATTCTGAGAAATATGAATGACAAGGAGAAAGATTTATTGCATGTGGATACCAGAAAAAGACTTAGCACAATCGATGAACTGGATGAGTTATTCCCTGGAAGGGATTCCAATGtatttattcaaaattttcttGAAAGTAAAAAGGAATACAACAGCATAGGGGTCAGTGGCTTTGAAATACGTTACCCAGAGAAACTGCAAGacaaaaaagccaagaaatctCTAATAGGTGGTAATCATAGTAAAATTGTAGTAGAACAAAGAAAAAGTGAATATTTTGAACTAAAAGCTAAACTTCAAGGTTCACCTGACTACCTACAAGTCCTTGAAGAACAAACAGCTTTGAATAAAATATAG
- the PRR27 gene encoding proline-rich protein 27, with translation MRGKDPSAHGHPLPSHCSRPPPARSEPPPLRHTHTRTPAHTHTCTHAPSARRGGRRRSGGAIPAHRHGRSLSRSPEAPCRRYLSRGAVALRTPRSPGGACGAGGAPRGGGSGGAAPGAAGLPWAGEAATSAARGRDGASAAPAPEEPQGSAAATAERGKEREGKKGLPPLFSGDLPSRLETKVEVETEWAGR, from the coding sequence ATGCGGGGAAAGGATCCCTCTGCACACGGGCACCCGCTCCCATCGCACTGCTCTCGCCCACCCCCTGCACGCAGcgagccccctcccctccgCCACACGCACACCCGCACAcccgcacacacacacacatgcacgCACGCACCGAGCGCCCGGCGGGGAGGGAGACGCCGCTCCGGGGGAGCAATCCCGGCGCATCGCCACGGCCGGAGCCTCTCCCGCAGCCCGGAGGCGCCGTGCCGCCGGTACCTTTCCCGGGGAGCCGTCGCGCTGCGCACCCCCCGGAGCCCAGGCGGGGCGTGCGGGGCGGGAGGAGCCccccggggcggcgggagcggcggggccgctccTGGAGCCGCGGGGCTGCCATGGGCGGGCGAGGCAGCCACAAGTGCAGCCCGCGGCCGGGACGGGGCCAGCGCGGCCCCCGCGCCCGAGGAGCCGCAGGGCAGCGCGGCTGCGACAGCCGAAcgggggaaggagagagaaggcaAGAAAGGACTCCCCCCTCTCTTTTCTGGTGATCTCCCCTCCCGGCTTGAAACAAAAGTAGAGGTGGAAACTGAGTGGGCAGGACGGTAA